A part of Streptomyces sp. NBC_01451 genomic DNA contains:
- a CDS encoding esterase-like activity of phytase family protein: MRLRTLLTTVTAGLAAASCLTAAGPANADPAVTRACSPTVSLDRFSDALDKTTYDGTFVGNLSALAVDSDGGLAALSDRSSLFTLDPRTLSPTSVVPLADETGAALDSEGLVVDRDGTRLVSSETEPSVRRYSRDGRILDRLPVPDALKVTPAGRATANQTFEGLTLLPGGRTLLASMEYAISGDSTGIVRWQTWERRGGHSGSSGSFALGAQYAYRTDTGLGVPEVAAIPDGRLLVLERGFTAGVGNTVRLYLADPRHATDTRAVDSLTGQDDGVRLVRKTLLADIVNCPSLGATAKQPQPNPLLDNIEGMAVTGRTHGGLRVLLVSDDNQNAVQTTRLYFLRVRTP, translated from the coding sequence ATGCGCCTGCGAACCCTGCTCACCACCGTCACCGCCGGCCTGGCGGCGGCCAGCTGTCTGACCGCCGCCGGACCGGCCAACGCCGACCCGGCCGTCACCAGGGCCTGCTCACCCACGGTCTCCCTCGACCGTTTCTCCGACGCCCTCGACAAGACGACGTACGACGGCACCTTCGTCGGGAACCTCTCCGCGCTCGCCGTGGACAGCGACGGCGGCCTCGCCGCCCTCTCCGACCGCTCGTCCCTGTTCACCCTGGACCCGCGGACCCTGAGCCCGACGAGCGTCGTGCCCCTCGCCGACGAGACCGGCGCCGCGCTCGACTCCGAGGGCCTGGTCGTCGACCGGGACGGCACCCGACTCGTCTCCTCCGAGACGGAACCCTCCGTACGCCGTTACTCCCGCGACGGACGCATCCTCGACCGTCTCCCGGTGCCGGACGCGCTCAAGGTCACCCCGGCCGGCCGTGCCACCGCCAACCAGACCTTCGAGGGGCTCACCCTCCTCCCCGGCGGCCGTACGCTCCTCGCCTCCATGGAGTACGCGATCTCCGGCGACTCCACCGGCATCGTCCGCTGGCAGACCTGGGAGCGCAGGGGCGGCCACTCCGGCAGCTCCGGCTCCTTCGCGCTCGGCGCCCAGTACGCCTACCGCACCGACACCGGCCTGGGCGTCCCCGAGGTCGCGGCGATCCCCGACGGCCGCCTCCTCGTCCTGGAGCGCGGTTTCACCGCCGGCGTCGGCAACACCGTCCGCCTCTACCTGGCCGACCCGCGCCACGCCACGGACACGCGCGCGGTCGACAGCCTCACCGGCCAGGACGACGGCGTACGCCTCGTCAGGAAGACCCTTCTCGCCGACATCGTGAACTGCCCGTCACTGGGAGCGACCGCCAAGCAGCCCCAGCCCAACCCCCTCCTCGACAACATCGAGGGCATGGCCGTCACCGGCCGCACCCACGGCGGCCTGCGGGTTCTCCTCGTCAGCGACGACAACCAGAACGCCGTACAGACGACCCGCCTCTACTTCCTGCGGGTCCGGACGCCGTAG